One part of the Saprospiraceae bacterium genome encodes these proteins:
- a CDS encoding M13 family metallopeptidase — MTKHLFKSFFYIFSIILIGCKNEAPIPTASKAYLDINHLDTTIAPGDNFFQHVNGIWNKNASIPPSEIGTGSFFDLQTKSEEALLEVCKNAAALSQAPAGSLEQQVGDLFASIMDTNTIEAKGYSPLQQVFDQIDRLSNSQELISFVNAQRINGNGLLFGFGVGADDKNASMNIAQFFQGGIGLPDRDYYFRTDPPTLAIQKEYQAYLKKIGMLIGQDSIKAAAEASAIFNLEKKIAQGHFTNVELRDPQKNYNKYGMGQLLKMSPSVDWNKVKKDMGLKSDSILIGQPAFFTSLDKLIKTIPIDQWKPYLKAATISNSYNSLSKAFASAGFEFFQKTLSGRQEPEPRWKYAVNVVDGRIGDLAGQLYVKNNFDAKAKDRMMDMIDNLQKAYETHIRELEWMSPETKTKALEKLAAITRKIGYPDKWLKYDSLVIKKDDYFGNRIATSRYEYFRDLAKVDKPVDKSEWPFSPPTVNAGYNPTTNEIIFPAGILQPPFFDPSADDAINYGAVGMVIGHELTHGFDDQGRQYDKDGNLKDWWTKEDADKFKAIADKVVDQYSKYIPIDSLHLNGALTLGENIADIGGLAIAHDAFKMTPQGKADQKIDGLTPDQRFFMSFASIWRLKMKDEMMRQIVLTDVHSPAEYRVVGPLTNFTPFYNAYGVIEQNQMWKSEKERIKIW, encoded by the coding sequence CTTATCTCGATATCAACCACCTCGACACCACCATCGCACCAGGAGATAATTTTTTCCAACATGTCAATGGTATTTGGAATAAAAATGCCTCGATACCCCCTTCTGAGATTGGTACCGGATCCTTCTTTGACCTTCAAACAAAAAGCGAAGAAGCATTATTGGAAGTATGTAAAAATGCTGCGGCCCTCTCTCAAGCTCCTGCCGGGAGTCTGGAGCAACAAGTTGGAGATCTCTTTGCATCGATCATGGATACCAATACCATTGAAGCTAAAGGATATAGCCCTCTTCAGCAAGTATTTGATCAGATCGATAGACTTTCAAATAGCCAGGAATTGATCTCCTTCGTCAATGCCCAGCGCATCAATGGCAATGGCCTTTTGTTTGGTTTTGGTGTAGGGGCTGATGATAAGAATGCCTCTATGAATATCGCGCAGTTTTTTCAGGGAGGCATAGGCTTGCCTGACAGGGACTATTATTTTAGAACCGACCCGCCTACCTTAGCGATTCAGAAGGAATACCAGGCTTATTTGAAAAAAATAGGGATGCTCATTGGACAGGATTCTATCAAAGCCGCAGCCGAAGCTTCGGCCATTTTTAATCTGGAGAAAAAAATCGCCCAGGGACATTTTACCAACGTAGAACTCCGTGATCCACAGAAAAACTATAACAAATATGGCATGGGGCAATTACTAAAAATGTCCCCTTCTGTAGATTGGAATAAAGTCAAAAAAGATATGGGATTGAAATCAGACTCTATTTTGATAGGCCAACCGGCATTTTTCACCTCCCTGGACAAACTCATCAAAACTATACCTATAGATCAATGGAAGCCATATCTCAAAGCAGCAACCATCAGCAATTCTTACAATTCACTTTCAAAAGCATTTGCCTCAGCTGGGTTTGAGTTTTTTCAAAAGACTTTATCAGGAAGACAAGAGCCGGAGCCAAGATGGAAGTATGCAGTCAATGTAGTCGACGGCCGTATCGGTGATCTTGCAGGTCAGCTATATGTCAAAAACAATTTTGATGCCAAGGCCAAAGACCGCATGATGGACATGATCGACAATCTGCAAAAAGCTTACGAGACACATATCAGAGAGTTGGAGTGGATGAGCCCTGAGACCAAAACCAAAGCACTGGAAAAATTGGCAGCGATCACCCGCAAAATAGGTTATCCTGACAAATGGCTTAAGTACGATTCATTGGTCATCAAAAAAGACGATTATTTTGGCAACCGTATAGCTACCAGCAGATACGAATATTTTAGAGACCTGGCTAAAGTGGACAAACCAGTAGATAAAAGCGAATGGCCCTTCTCACCACCCACCGTTAATGCCGGCTATAATCCAACCACCAACGAAATTATTTTTCCTGCAGGCATATTACAACCCCCGTTCTTCGACCCGAGTGCGGACGATGCCATCAATTATGGTGCTGTAGGCATGGTGATCGGCCACGAACTCACCCATGGATTTGATGATCAGGGTCGTCAATACGACAAAGATGGAAATCTTAAAGATTGGTGGACCAAAGAAGATGCAGACAAATTTAAAGCCATCGCAGACAAGGTAGTGGATCAATACAGCAAGTATATCCCGATCGATTCATTACATCTCAATGGTGCCCTTACCTTAGGTGAAAACATCGCAGACATTGGAGGTCTCGCGATCGCGCACGACGCCTTTAAGATGACACCCCAAGGCAAGGCTGATCAGAAAATAGATGGTCTTACCCCAGATCAAAGGTTTTTTATGTCCTTTGCTTCCATCTGGCGTCTGAAGATGAAAGATGAAATGATGCGACAGATAGTACTGACTGATGTACATTCTCCCGCTGAATATCGGGTTGTAGGCCCCCTCACCAATTTTACCCCTTTCTATAATGCTTATGGAGTGATTGAGCAAAATCAAATGTGGAAGAGCGAAAAAGAAAGAATAAAAATCTGGTAG